A part of Camelus bactrianus isolate YW-2024 breed Bactrian camel chromosome 7, ASM4877302v1, whole genome shotgun sequence genomic DNA contains:
- the CCDC71L gene encoding coiled-coil domain-containing protein 71L, with product MRRSVKRQRRRPPAAPAPAAWGGGFRAGGGAGLEAREEKVVYSRSQLSLADSTKALGDAFKLFMPRSTEFMSSDAELWSFLCSLKHQFSPHILRSKDVYGYSSCRALVPDPPVNPAARGQTRRPAQGAAARRRRRRARAPAVRRRKPPPPPSPALEESCPTKPAAPEPCFGGRTLEEIWRAATPTLTTFPTIRVGGDVWGERSLAAARRRARQVLRVNLEPVVRLRRFPVPRA from the coding sequence ATGCGGCGCAGCGTGAAGAGGCAGCGGCGCCGGCCCccggcggccccggccccggccgcctGGGGCGGCGGCTTTAGAGCGGGAGGAGGGGCCGGGCTGGAGGCGCGGGAGGAGAAGGTCGTGTACTCGCGGTCGCAACTGTCTCTGGCCGACAGCACCAAGGCGCTGGGCGACGCCTTCAAGCTGTTCATGCCGCGCAGTACGGAGTTCATGAGCTCGGACGCGGAGCTCTGGAGCTTCCTCTGCAGCCTCAAGCACCAGTTCTCCCCGCACATCCTGCGCAGCAAGGACGTCTACGGCTACTCCTCCTGCCGGGCTCTGGTCCCCGACCCCCCAGTAAACCCTGCCGCCCGTGGCCAGACGCGCAGGCCGGCCCAGGGCGCCGCGGCCAGAAGGAGGCGCCGCAGAGCCCGGGCGCCCGCCGTCCGCCGGAGGAagcccccgccgccgccgtcgccggcCCTCGAGGAGAGCTGCCCCACAAAGCCCGCGGCTCCGGAGCCCTGCTTCGGGGGCCGCACGCTGGAGGAGATCTGGAGGGCGGCCACCCCGACGCTGACCACCTTCCCCACCATCCGCGTCGGCGGCGACGTGTGGGGCGAGCGCAGCCTGGCGGCTGCGCGGCGCCGGGCGCGCCAAGTCCTGCGAGTGAACCTGGAACCCGTGGTGAGGCTCCGCCGCTTCccggtgccccgggcgtga